One Chloroflexota bacterium DNA window includes the following coding sequences:
- a CDS encoding tetratricopeptide repeat protein, protein MTAAPDFGALSAAAARGDHPAVIRLAGEILAQRPGDDAAYELRARSLQAVGRLDEAEADAKAAVRLDPDEIRYRELLAQVLSAAGAHREAAEEYARLARLDPRQPEWIRAEAAERLASADAEAAVEAARRALRLDPNDATAQLALAHGLLRAGQAHPALEAAQRAVALTPGDPRAGEAEADARWLAGDESGAVAAYAALAREEAGEVRDAAVDKARALYRSRAGLGGRLLAALRPLFAAALRRGWLRIRPRAPDRGPAGGGSATRPPSQG, encoded by the coding sequence ATGACTGCGGCCCCGGACTTCGGCGCGCTGTCAGCCGCCGCGGCCCGGGGTGACCACCCGGCCGTCATCCGGCTCGCAGGTGAGATCCTCGCCCAACGGCCGGGTGACGACGCGGCCTACGAACTGCGGGCTCGCTCGCTGCAGGCCGTGGGTCGCCTGGACGAGGCCGAAGCCGATGCCAAGGCCGCGGTTCGGCTGGACCCGGACGAGATCCGCTACCGCGAACTGCTCGCTCAAGTGTTGTCGGCCGCTGGCGCCCACCGCGAGGCGGCCGAGGAGTACGCCCGGCTGGCTCGCCTGGACCCGCGCCAGCCGGAGTGGATCCGGGCCGAGGCCGCCGAGCGGCTGGCGTCGGCCGATGCGGAAGCAGCCGTCGAGGCCGCGCGCCGAGCCTTGCGCCTGGACCCCAACGACGCCACGGCACAACTCGCGCTGGCCCATGGCTTGCTGCGGGCCGGCCAGGCGCATCCTGCCCTCGAGGCCGCTCAACGAGCGGTGGCGCTCACCCCCGGCGACCCGAGGGCCGGCGAGGCTGAGGCCGACGCTCGGTGGCTGGCCGGCGATGAGTCGGGCGCCGTGGCCGCCTATGCCGCGCTGGCTCGCGAGGAGGCGGGAGAGGTGCGCGATGCAGCGGTGGACAAGGCGCGTGCACTGTACCGATCACGGGCCGGTTTAGGCGGTCGCCTTCTCGCCGCCCTGCGGCCGCTCTTCGCGGCCGCGCTCAGGCGGGGTTGGCTTCGGATTCGGCCGCGCGCGCCTGATCGCGGGCCCGCCGGCGGCGGTTCCGCCACACGCCCGCCAAGCCAAGGATGA
- the ppdK gene encoding pyruvate, phosphate dikinase has translation MAEAVTPAVERAHRAAKRYIYAWGDGRADGDASMRDLLGGKGAGLAEMTNAGLPVPPGFTITTEACVDYFAAGETLPDGLWEDILEAVAELERTSGKRFGDPASPLLVSVRSGAKFSMPGMMDTVLNLGLNPDTRDGLIALTGNPRFGWDAYRRFIQMFGRIVLDVDGTLFEPILDQAKHQRGVAADTDLDAEALQEVAEAYLDLVRSKTGRDFPFDPLEQLDLATRAVFASWYGRRAHDYREFNKISHDLGTAVNVVAMVFGNLGADSGTGVAFTRDPNTGEKVLYGEYLTNAQGEDVVAGIRTPSPISALRDELPEVYAEFERIAERLERHYRDVQDMEFTIERGRLYMLQTRSAKRTAPAAVRIAVEMVGEGILSREEALGRVEPGQVVQLLLPRFDEAAKAGAADRLLASGLNASPGAATGKAVFEPDRAVEAARSGDPIILVRIETSPDDVHGMLVARGVLTARGGATSHAAVVARSLGLPCVAGVETLDIDYAARTMSVGSNTVREGDTISIDGTTGQVYLGSLATIDPNFAEERFLPTLLEWADAVRRLEVWANADYPRDAERARAFGAQGIGLCRTEHMFFEESRLPTVQRMILAALDATDAKRRREAGETLSADDDEGIATFDSALAELEVIQTDDFAGLFRVMDGLPVVIRLIDPPLHEFLPPHDELLVEVTLLRERLSRTDGAAADAAALQARLTEQEEQLAAVDSMREVNPMLGMRGVRLGLMIPDLVRMQTRAILTAAARVAAEGLTPLPEIMIPLVGHHNELRETRAILEAEAKAVAAKSGQTVHYQFGTMIEVPRGALTADLIAEDAEFFSFGTNDLTQMTFGYSRDDAEGKFLMRYVERKILPDNPFQVLDREGVGQLVRMATEKGRATRPDITIGICGEHGGDPSSIAFCHEIGLDYVSCSPFRVPVARLAAAQAALAEGTERDR, from the coding sequence GTGGCTGAAGCCGTCACTCCCGCCGTCGAACGCGCCCATCGCGCCGCCAAGCGCTACATCTACGCGTGGGGAGACGGCCGCGCCGATGGCGACGCATCGATGCGCGACCTCCTGGGCGGCAAGGGGGCCGGTCTGGCCGAGATGACGAACGCCGGCCTCCCGGTGCCGCCGGGGTTCACGATCACCACCGAGGCCTGCGTCGACTACTTCGCGGCCGGCGAGACCCTCCCCGATGGTCTGTGGGAGGACATCCTGGAGGCGGTGGCCGAGCTCGAACGCACGAGCGGCAAACGGTTCGGCGACCCCGCGAGCCCACTCCTGGTCTCTGTGCGCTCGGGGGCAAAGTTCTCGATGCCGGGGATGATGGATACGGTCCTCAACCTGGGCCTCAACCCCGACACCCGCGACGGCCTGATCGCGCTCACCGGCAACCCGCGCTTCGGCTGGGATGCGTATCGGCGCTTCATCCAGATGTTCGGGCGGATTGTCCTTGACGTGGACGGCACGCTTTTCGAGCCGATCCTCGACCAGGCCAAGCACCAGCGGGGCGTGGCCGCCGACACGGACCTGGACGCCGAGGCCCTCCAGGAAGTGGCCGAAGCGTACCTTGATCTGGTTCGGTCCAAGACCGGGCGCGACTTCCCATTCGACCCACTCGAGCAGCTCGACCTGGCCACCCGGGCCGTGTTCGCGTCGTGGTACGGGCGGCGCGCGCATGACTACCGAGAGTTCAACAAGATCTCGCATGACCTGGGCACCGCGGTCAACGTGGTGGCCATGGTGTTCGGCAACCTGGGCGCCGACTCGGGGACCGGGGTCGCCTTCACGCGCGATCCGAACACCGGGGAGAAGGTGCTGTACGGCGAGTACCTGACCAACGCCCAGGGCGAGGACGTGGTGGCCGGCATCCGCACCCCGTCACCCATCAGCGCACTGCGCGACGAGCTTCCCGAGGTATACGCCGAGTTCGAGCGGATCGCGGAACGGCTGGAGCGCCACTATCGCGACGTCCAGGACATGGAGTTCACCATCGAGCGCGGCCGCCTGTACATGCTCCAGACCCGATCCGCCAAGCGCACGGCGCCGGCGGCGGTGCGGATCGCGGTCGAGATGGTGGGCGAGGGGATTCTGAGCCGCGAGGAAGCACTCGGGCGGGTCGAGCCGGGCCAGGTCGTCCAGCTCCTCCTGCCCCGATTCGACGAGGCGGCCAAAGCGGGTGCCGCCGACCGGCTGCTGGCCAGCGGGCTCAACGCGTCGCCCGGGGCGGCCACCGGGAAGGCGGTGTTCGAGCCGGATCGCGCCGTCGAGGCGGCGCGATCCGGCGATCCGATCATCCTGGTCCGGATCGAGACCAGCCCAGACGACGTGCACGGGATGCTGGTCGCGCGGGGCGTGCTGACCGCTCGGGGAGGAGCCACCTCTCACGCCGCGGTGGTGGCCCGCTCGCTGGGCCTGCCATGCGTCGCAGGCGTCGAGACGCTGGACATCGACTACGCCGCGCGGACGATGAGCGTGGGCTCGAACACCGTCCGCGAGGGCGACACCATCAGCATCGACGGCACGACCGGGCAGGTCTACCTCGGTTCGCTGGCCACCATCGACCCCAACTTCGCCGAGGAGCGGTTCCTGCCTACCCTCCTCGAATGGGCGGACGCGGTGCGTCGCCTCGAGGTCTGGGCCAACGCGGACTACCCGCGCGACGCGGAGCGGGCGCGTGCCTTCGGCGCGCAGGGCATCGGTCTGTGCCGCACCGAGCACATGTTCTTCGAGGAGTCCCGCCTGCCGACGGTGCAGCGCATGATCCTGGCTGCGCTGGATGCGACCGATGCCAAGCGTCGGCGCGAGGCGGGGGAGACCCTGAGCGCGGACGACGACGAGGGAATCGCCACGTTCGACTCCGCCCTGGCCGAGCTGGAGGTCATCCAGACCGATGACTTCGCCGGGCTCTTCCGGGTCATGGACGGCCTGCCGGTCGTCATCCGCCTCATCGACCCGCCGCTGCACGAGTTCCTCCCGCCCCACGACGAGCTCCTGGTCGAGGTCACCTTGCTTCGAGAACGCCTGTCACGGACCGATGGCGCCGCGGCCGATGCCGCGGCGCTCCAGGCCCGACTGACCGAGCAGGAGGAGCAGCTGGCCGCGGTGGACTCCATGCGTGAGGTCAACCCCATGCTCGGCATGCGCGGCGTGCGGCTGGGACTCATGATCCCGGACCTGGTCCGGATGCAGACCCGGGCAATTCTGACGGCCGCCGCCCGCGTGGCGGCCGAGGGCCTGACGCCGCTGCCCGAGATCATGATCCCGCTGGTCGGCCACCACAACGAGCTGCGCGAGACGCGGGCCATCCTGGAGGCCGAGGCCAAGGCCGTTGCCGCCAAGTCCGGGCAGACCGTTCACTACCAGTTCGGGACCATGATCGAGGTCCCCCGTGGGGCGCTCACCGCGGACCTGATCGCGGAGGACGCCGAGTTCTTCAGCTTCGGCACCAATGACCTGACCCAGATGACCTTCGGCTACAGCCGCGACGACGCGGAGGGCAAATTCCTCATGCGCTACGTCGAGCGCAAGATCCTGCCCGACAACCCGTTCCAGGTCCTCGACCGCGAGGGCGTCGGTCAGCTGGTGCGGATGGCGACCGAGAAGGGACGCGCTACACGGCCGGACATCACGATTGGGATCTGCGGCGAGCATGGCGGGGATCCCTCCAGCATCGCCTTCTGCCACGAGATCGGCCTCGACTACGTGTCGTGCTCGCCGTTCCGGGTCCCCGTGGCCCGCCTGGCCGCCGCCCAGGCCGCCTTGGCGGAGGGGACTGAGCGCGACCGCTAG
- a CDS encoding glycine cleavage T C-terminal barrel domain-containing protein, translating into MAFDLSLVQRGARLRQSPFYEAEQQYGPRGYTVYNHMLFPTCYDDFEAEYWHLLNHVTLWDVAVERNLEVQGRDGFRFAQLLTPRDLSKCAVGQGKYVLITTPEGGIVNDPVMLRLGENHFWFALASSDALLYAIGLAANLGWDVQLGEPDVSPVQIQGPRSKDVVAALFGDDILSLKYYWFRELSLDGIPVVVTRTGWTAEVGYEIYLRDGQYGTALWERIMEAGEPFQIRPTGPVDIRRVEGGILNWGADMTTEHNPFEVGLERLCDLDADFEFVGKDALRRIRETGVDRRLVGVEIDGDRLEMNFTKWPIHADGAPQGEVTTALWSPRLERNIGYGWLPAERADSGNQVRVATPDGERGATVVPMPFIDPTKEIPKS; encoded by the coding sequence ATGGCCTTCGACCTGTCCCTGGTCCAGCGTGGGGCGCGGCTCCGGCAATCGCCGTTCTACGAGGCCGAGCAGCAATACGGCCCTCGCGGCTACACGGTCTACAACCACATGCTGTTCCCAACCTGCTACGACGACTTCGAGGCCGAGTACTGGCACCTCCTGAACCACGTGACCCTGTGGGACGTCGCGGTGGAGCGCAATCTCGAGGTCCAGGGCCGTGACGGGTTCCGCTTCGCCCAGCTGCTGACCCCGCGCGACCTGTCGAAGTGCGCAGTGGGCCAGGGGAAATACGTCCTCATCACCACGCCCGAGGGGGGCATCGTCAACGACCCGGTCATGCTGCGCCTGGGCGAGAACCACTTCTGGTTCGCGCTCGCCAGCTCCGACGCCCTGTTGTACGCCATCGGCCTGGCCGCCAACCTGGGCTGGGACGTCCAGCTCGGCGAGCCCGACGTGTCGCCGGTCCAGATCCAGGGGCCGCGCTCGAAGGACGTCGTGGCCGCCCTGTTCGGGGACGACATCCTGTCGCTGAAGTACTACTGGTTCCGGGAGCTCAGCCTGGACGGCATCCCGGTCGTGGTGACCCGCACGGGCTGGACGGCCGAGGTGGGGTACGAGATCTACCTGCGCGACGGGCAGTACGGCACCGCGCTGTGGGAGCGGATCATGGAGGCCGGTGAGCCGTTCCAGATCCGGCCCACCGGGCCGGTCGACATCCGCCGCGTGGAGGGCGGCATCCTGAACTGGGGCGCCGACATGACCACCGAGCACAACCCGTTCGAGGTCGGCCTGGAGCGCCTGTGCGACCTGGACGCGGACTTCGAGTTCGTGGGCAAGGATGCGCTGCGGCGGATTCGCGAGACGGGAGTCGACCGCCGACTGGTGGGCGTCGAGATCGACGGCGACCGGCTGGAGATGAACTTCACGAAATGGCCGATTCACGCCGATGGCGCGCCGCAGGGCGAGGTCACGACCGCGCTGTGGTCGCCGCGTCTGGAGAGGAACATCGGATACGGGTGGCTGCCCGCCGAGCGGGCAGACAGCGGGAATCAGGTGCGCGTGGCCACGCCCGACGGCGAGCGGGGGGCGACGGTAGTGCCGATGCCGTTCATCGACCCGACCAAGGAGATCCCGAAAAGCTAG
- the dnaG gene encoding DNA primase, translating to MSSAGTVADIKSRLPVTEIVGETVTLKKAGSTWKGLCPFHTERTPSFTVSPERESWHCFGCGEHGDIFTFVMKRDGLDFREALNRLAERAGVEVSARGAREDRHRKRLRDALEAAIAWYREVLRQARQAEPARRYLAERGFSEETLDQFAIGFAPDSWDALVKRLAARGFSSEDMIAAGLASAGSRGRPVDRFRRRIIVPIRDAAGKAVGLGARIMPDGEGPKYLNSPATSLFDKSKTLYGIDRARTAIRREKLAVIVEGYTDVMAAHQAGFTNVVASLGTALTRGQVDLATRYADSVALAYDVDLAGEAATERGLLDELGPSQSVTRVRVVRIPAGKDPDELIRTDPDGWRQAVVEAKPVVEYFMDRVAADVDISTVSGRREMASRVLAILQRVGDPVEQDLYLQQLSRTVQVDERVLRDALRRPRVRRRTPSTSAPVGPGTPILDALETETLALLILHPGLTADLASNPLPFARPEATALAEAWTAWVAAETGDSTRDLGAFVGELDPISADLARVVIHAAGAGPRHEPAVAAEALRISRLRLRRARIEEAIGDGRHLLEDAERDGDRELLEQIETHIIQLGREKADVTRQLATPAVPALGGPR from the coding sequence ATGAGCTCAGCCGGCACCGTCGCCGATATCAAGTCGCGCCTGCCCGTCACCGAGATCGTGGGCGAAACGGTCACCCTCAAGAAGGCAGGCTCGACCTGGAAGGGCCTGTGCCCGTTCCACACCGAGCGGACCCCGTCGTTCACGGTCAGCCCCGAGCGCGAGTCGTGGCACTGCTTCGGCTGCGGCGAGCACGGGGACATCTTCACCTTCGTCATGAAGCGCGACGGGCTCGACTTCCGCGAGGCGCTCAACCGGTTGGCGGAGCGCGCCGGTGTTGAAGTATCGGCTCGCGGCGCGCGGGAAGATCGGCACCGCAAGCGACTCCGAGACGCACTCGAGGCCGCCATCGCGTGGTACCGCGAGGTCCTGCGCCAGGCCCGCCAGGCCGAGCCGGCCCGCCGATATCTGGCCGAACGTGGCTTTTCGGAGGAGACCCTGGATCAATTCGCCATCGGCTTTGCACCGGACAGCTGGGATGCCCTGGTCAAGCGCCTGGCCGCTCGCGGGTTCTCCTCGGAGGACATGATCGCGGCGGGGCTCGCCAGCGCCGGCAGCCGGGGACGGCCCGTGGACCGATTCCGACGCCGGATCATCGTCCCCATCCGGGATGCGGCCGGGAAAGCAGTCGGCCTCGGGGCCCGGATCATGCCCGACGGAGAGGGGCCCAAGTACCTGAACTCGCCGGCTACATCGCTGTTCGATAAGAGCAAGACGCTATACGGAATCGATCGGGCCCGCACCGCCATTCGCCGCGAGAAGCTGGCGGTCATCGTCGAGGGCTACACCGACGTGATGGCCGCCCACCAGGCCGGGTTCACCAATGTCGTCGCCTCGCTGGGCACCGCCCTGACCCGCGGCCAGGTGGACCTTGCGACCCGGTACGCGGATTCGGTTGCACTCGCCTATGACGTCGACCTGGCCGGAGAGGCGGCCACCGAGCGCGGCTTGCTGGACGAGCTGGGACCCAGCCAGAGCGTGACCCGGGTGCGAGTGGTTCGGATTCCCGCCGGCAAAGACCCCGACGAGCTGATTCGGACCGATCCCGACGGCTGGCGCCAGGCGGTGGTAGAGGCCAAGCCAGTGGTCGAATACTTCATGGACCGCGTGGCGGCCGATGTCGACATCTCGACCGTCAGCGGCCGACGCGAGATGGCGAGCCGTGTGCTGGCCATCCTGCAACGGGTCGGCGACCCGGTCGAGCAGGACCTGTACCTCCAGCAACTGTCCAGGACCGTCCAGGTGGATGAGCGCGTCCTACGCGACGCCCTCCGCCGGCCGCGGGTCCGACGCCGAACGCCGAGCACCTCCGCGCCGGTCGGCCCCGGCACGCCCATCCTGGATGCGCTGGAGACCGAGACCCTGGCCCTCCTGATCCTCCATCCAGGACTGACCGCGGACCTCGCCTCCAATCCGCTCCCGTTCGCGCGACCGGAGGCCACGGCTCTGGCCGAAGCCTGGACCGCGTGGGTTGCCGCCGAGACGGGGGACAGCACGCGCGATCTGGGAGCCTTCGTCGGTGAACTCGATCCGATCTCCGCAGACCTGGCGCGAGTAGTTATCCACGCCGCCGGTGCCGGGCCGCGCCACGAGCCGGCGGTCGCCGCCGAGGCGCTCCGCATTTCCCGCCTCCGGCTGCGGCGGGCGCGGATCGAAGAGGCCATCGGAGATGGCCGGCACCTGCTGGAAGACGCGGAACGCGATGGCGACCGCGAACTCCTGGAACAAATTGAGACTCACATCATCCAGCTCGGCCGAGAGAAGGCCGATGTCACCCGACAGTTAGCTACGCCGGCCGTCCCGGCGCTAGGAGGACCCCGATAG
- a CDS encoding VOC family protein, giving the protein MDFKLELVVVPVSDVDRAKSFYADKAGFIVDVDHRAGDAFRVVQLTPPGSACSITIGIGVTQVAPGTYQGLHLVVTDIEAARGELVDRGVGVSEPFHFGPEGQTPGLDPERRDYGTYLSFSDPDGNGWLVQEVKHHVR; this is encoded by the coding sequence ATGGACTTCAAACTCGAGCTCGTGGTCGTCCCCGTGTCGGACGTGGACCGCGCCAAGTCCTTCTATGCCGATAAGGCGGGATTCATCGTGGACGTCGACCACCGCGCCGGAGACGCCTTCCGGGTCGTCCAGCTGACGCCGCCGGGCTCGGCGTGCTCGATCACCATCGGAATCGGGGTCACGCAGGTGGCGCCCGGCACCTACCAGGGCCTGCACCTGGTGGTGACCGATATCGAGGCCGCGCGGGGCGAGCTCGTCGACCGTGGGGTTGGCGTCAGCGAGCCATTCCACTTCGGGCCGGAGGGACAGACGCCGGGTCTTGATCCCGAACGGCGCGACTACGGAACCTACTTATCCTTCAGCGATCCCGACGGCAACGGCTGGCTGGTCCAGGAGGTCAAGCACCACGTCCGTTAG
- a CDS encoding VOC family protein produces the protein MNPHVSGITLGVRDLNRAKQFYSEGLGWPIQLEQGEWVSFSLNNGTSALGLLPWDALADDAGVPPDGSGFRGFTLSYVVRSEERVDAVLAEAERAGGKIAKPAESQQWGGRSGYFTDPDGYLWKVAAGAGDQPIAAE, from the coding sequence ATGAACCCGCACGTCAGCGGCATCACGCTCGGAGTCAGAGACCTGAACCGGGCGAAGCAGTTCTACAGCGAGGGCCTCGGCTGGCCAATCCAGCTGGAGCAGGGCGAGTGGGTTTCGTTCAGTCTCAACAACGGTACGTCCGCGTTGGGGCTCCTTCCGTGGGATGCGCTCGCCGACGACGCCGGCGTACCGCCGGATGGCAGCGGCTTTCGCGGTTTCACGCTCTCGTACGTCGTCCGCTCCGAAGAGCGCGTTGATGCGGTGTTGGCCGAGGCCGAACGCGCCGGCGGCAAGATCGCCAAGCCGGCGGAAAGCCAGCAGTGGGGTGGACGGAGCGGCTACTTCACCGATCCTGACGGCTATCTCTGGAAGGTCGCGGCAGGCGCCGGGGACCAGCCGATTGCCGCCGAATAG
- a CDS encoding helix-turn-helix transcriptional regulator, with product MLKQARDVRRLSAIEVARAAGISAAYLNKLENDAVKRPSPNVLYPLSQALAVPYADLMRLSGYRLPGESDAQPSDTFSAALLAGLTDDEREELLEYLAWYRARQRSGRRRQRPGVSPART from the coding sequence GTGCTCAAGCAGGCGCGCGATGTGCGCCGGCTGTCCGCAATCGAGGTGGCGCGCGCGGCAGGCATCTCTGCGGCGTACTTGAACAAACTCGAGAATGATGCGGTCAAACGGCCGTCGCCCAATGTCCTCTACCCGTTAAGCCAGGCACTGGCCGTGCCGTACGCGGACCTGATGCGACTCAGCGGCTATCGCTTGCCTGGCGAGTCTGATGCGCAGCCCAGCGACACGTTCAGCGCGGCGCTCTTGGCCGGACTCACCGACGACGAGCGGGAGGAGCTTCTCGAGTACCTCGCCTGGTATCGCGCGCGACAGCGATCGGGCCGCCGACGCCAGCGGCCCGGGGTGAGCCCCGCACGTACCTGA
- a CDS encoding proline dehydrogenase family protein has protein sequence MRRFLLWCARNPWMRTHVPRLPGMRRAVRRFMPGETMAEALTAAEALEARDIPALYTRLGENLTQMAQADTVAAHYHALIEEIARRQMAGHISPKLTQLGLDLDPEATYRHCESLARHAAQTGSRFWIDMEDSSYVDRTLDLYVRLLGAQPGVGVCLQAYLHRTPADVERLQPLGPAIRLVKGAYDEPAERALRDKGDVNAAYRELSLAMLPDAAAGRLTLGLGTHDVELVEDIARAGGDAGHARDAFEVQMLYGIRADQQRRLRADGYRVRVLIAYGEYWYPWYVRRLAERPANVWFALRQLLPW, from the coding sequence ATGCGCCGCTTCCTATTGTGGTGTGCCCGCAACCCGTGGATGCGGACCCATGTCCCGCGTCTACCGGGCATGCGTCGCGCCGTCCGGCGATTCATGCCGGGCGAGACGATGGCCGAAGCGCTGACTGCCGCCGAAGCGCTGGAGGCTCGAGACATCCCGGCCCTCTACACTCGGCTGGGCGAGAACCTGACCCAGATGGCGCAGGCCGATACGGTGGCCGCCCACTACCACGCTCTCATCGAGGAGATCGCCCGCCGTCAGATGGCGGGGCACATCTCGCCCAAGCTCACCCAGCTGGGCCTGGACCTCGATCCGGAGGCGACCTATCGGCACTGCGAGTCGCTGGCGCGACATGCGGCCCAAACCGGCAGCCGGTTTTGGATCGACATGGAGGACAGCTCGTACGTCGACCGCACGCTGGACCTGTACGTGAGGCTCCTGGGCGCACAGCCAGGGGTGGGCGTCTGCCTCCAGGCCTACCTGCACCGGACGCCCGCCGACGTCGAGCGCCTCCAGCCCTTGGGTCCTGCCATCCGGTTGGTCAAAGGCGCCTACGACGAGCCCGCCGAGCGCGCGTTGCGCGACAAGGGGGACGTGAATGCGGCCTATCGCGAGCTGTCGCTGGCCATGCTTCCCGACGCGGCGGCTGGACGCCTGACCCTGGGCCTGGGGACCCATGACGTGGAGCTGGTGGAGGACATCGCCCGGGCGGGGGGCGACGCCGGGCATGCTCGGGACGCGTTTGAAGTCCAGATGCTGTACGGGATCCGGGCCGACCAGCAGCGTCGGCTGCGGGCGGACGGATACCGGGTCAGGGTCCTCATCGCGTATGGCGAGTATTGGTACCCGTGGTACGTCCGGCGCCTCGCCGAGCGGCCCGCCAACGTCTGGTTCGCCCTGCGCCAGCTCCTGCCATGGTAA
- a CDS encoding carboxypeptidase-like regulatory domain-containing protein has protein sequence MRQLSAVLVLALVRGAAACMSAPSATPLTSAEAVDLVLAQNELFAGLAPRDPELIGQAAWYEVSESDDGWRVEIRMGWGDCPAGCIDEHRWTYAVSSTGDVNLVDESGDPPPADSGVSGTVTAGPTCPVVTDPPDPSCADRPVEGAVLVVTTLAGVEMGRTSSDAEGRFALILEPGTYRLEPQPVEGLMGTAAPVEFTVDPGAPALDLVIGYDTGIR, from the coding sequence ATGAGACAGCTGTCGGCGGTTCTTGTCCTTGCCCTGGTCCGGGGCGCGGCGGCCTGCATGTCGGCACCGTCGGCAACGCCGCTGACCTCCGCGGAGGCGGTGGACCTGGTCCTGGCCCAGAACGAGCTGTTCGCCGGGCTCGCGCCTCGCGACCCCGAGCTCATCGGTCAGGCCGCCTGGTATGAGGTCAGTGAGAGCGACGACGGTTGGCGGGTGGAGATCCGAATGGGGTGGGGCGACTGCCCGGCAGGCTGTATCGACGAGCACCGCTGGACCTACGCCGTCTCGAGCACTGGGGACGTGAATCTGGTTGACGAGTCGGGAGATCCGCCTCCTGCCGACTCGGGCGTGTCGGGGACGGTCACTGCCGGCCCGACCTGCCCGGTGGTCACCGACCCGCCGGACCCCTCCTGCGCCGATCGGCCCGTCGAAGGGGCCGTCCTGGTGGTGACGACCCTGGCCGGGGTGGAGATGGGTCGGACGAGCAGCGATGCCGAGGGTCGGTTCGCGCTGATCCTCGAACCCGGTACCTACCGTCTCGAGCCGCAGCCGGTGGAAGGGCTGATGGGCACGGCCGCGCCGGTGGAGTTCACCGTCGACCCCGGGGCTCCAGCCCTCGACCTGGTGATCGGCTACGACACCGGGATTCGCTGA
- a CDS encoding ParB/RepB/Spo0J family partition protein, with the protein MARPPVFKDNIARLFDEAAATELTAGIVSLIDSRSTRVQIRDVPTNRVLPNPAQPRLSYEEDSLAELADSIRAHGVLQPILVRPAGSQFELIAGERRWRAARMAGLNAVPAIVLDFDEETALEVSIIENLQREDVSPLEEAGMYRKMLALGYSVRQLAGKIGKDKGYVENRLRLADAPPEIRELVAARRDTISHAYELMKVTDEKTRRKLATRVAAGELTLAKLRRLTGTREPKAPSDRPKRRARTAAGVAVAARNADDALLDVKGRLASVVDELADLLRQHEVINQIPATNRDNLAKYLTITKLKIENAIAIVRATREE; encoded by the coding sequence TTGGCTAGGCCGCCGGTCTTCAAGGACAACATCGCCCGTCTCTTCGACGAGGCAGCCGCGACGGAGCTGACGGCGGGCATCGTCTCGCTGATCGACTCCCGGTCGACCCGGGTCCAGATCCGGGACGTGCCCACCAATCGGGTTCTCCCCAACCCCGCCCAGCCACGCCTCTCGTACGAGGAGGACTCCCTGGCCGAGCTGGCTGATTCGATCCGCGCGCATGGGGTCCTGCAGCCGATCCTGGTCCGGCCCGCCGGGTCCCAGTTCGAGCTCATCGCCGGCGAACGCCGCTGGCGAGCAGCGCGGATGGCCGGCCTCAACGCCGTCCCGGCCATCGTCCTGGACTTCGACGAAGAGACCGCGCTCGAGGTCTCCATCATCGAGAACCTCCAGCGGGAGGACGTGTCGCCGCTCGAGGAAGCGGGCATGTACCGCAAGATGCTGGCCCTGGGCTACTCCGTCCGGCAGCTGGCAGGCAAGATCGGCAAGGACAAGGGCTACGTCGAGAACCGGCTCCGGCTAGCCGACGCGCCGCCGGAGATCCGCGAGCTGGTGGCGGCCCGCAGGGACACCATCAGCCACGCCTACGAGCTGATGAAGGTGACCGATGAGAAGACCCGGCGCAAGCTGGCGACGCGGGTGGCGGCGGGCGAGCTGACTCTGGCCAAGCTCCGCCGCCTGACCGGGACCCGGGAGCCGAAGGCTCCGTCGGATCGGCCGAAGCGCCGAGCCCGCACCGCGGCCGGGGTGGCCGTGGCCGCCCGCAACGCGGACGACGCGCTGCTGGACGTCAAAGGCCGGCTGGCCTCCGTCGTCGACGAGCTGGCCGACCTGCTCCGCCAGCACGAGGTGATCAACCAGATCCCCGCCACCAACCGCGACAACCTGGCCAAGTACCTGACCATCACCAAGCTCAAGATCGAGAACGCGATCGCCATCGTCCGCGCCACGCGCGAGGAGTAA